The following proteins are encoded in a genomic region of Vulpes vulpes isolate BD-2025 chromosome X, VulVul3, whole genome shotgun sequence:
- the LOC140596265 gene encoding uncharacterized protein, which translates to MLLPLASRLPQPRLRCPDLSVWISSFAETQPVAVSLTQEGAAAEFTPDHGGGADQVMEEADGEGDGDGEGDGDGEGDGQGQRDGDGQGQRDGEDGQGQRDGDDGQGQRDGDDGQGQRDGDGEGQRDGEEAMGDEAAGSPLPAGDGTPQGHGDQGPVPGQPPQATVACPLPGNGQQAGQRIVFSRVQLHELESVFQRTQYPSAPTRQELARFMDVSEARVQVWFKNRRAKWRRHQRAVRFRTMPPVALAPPIIINLGGPYHSILIQEPNRIWVLQEPLLLGPPQPLVPSFPVVFLPPLPWLPPPLPLCGYPPVALPWPVRLSYHP; encoded by the exons ATGCTGCTGCCCCTTGCCTCCCGCCTCCCACAGCCCAGGCTCCGATGCCCTGATCTCTCCGTGTGGATTTCCTCCTTTGCAGAAACCCAGCCTGTGGCCGTGTCGCTGACCCAGGAGGGAGCGGCGGCCGAGTTCACACCTGACCACGGCGGGGGAGCAGACCAGGTCATGGAGGAAGCTGACGGCGAGGGTGACGGTGACGGCGAGGGTGACGGCGACGGCGAGGGTGACGGTCAGGGCCAGCGCGACGGTGACGGTCAGGGCCAGCGCGACGGTGAAGACGGTCAGGGCCAGCGCGACGGTGACGACGGTCAGGGCCAGCGCGACGGTGACGACGGTCAGGGCCAGCGCGACGGTGACGGTGAAGGCCAGCGCGACGGCGAGGAGGCAATGGGTGACGAGGCCGCGGGATCTCCACTGCCGGCGGGCGACGGGACCCCCCAGGGGCACGGCGACCAGGGCCCAGTGCCAGGGCAGCCGCCCCAGGCCACCGTCGCGTGTCCCCTGCCGGGCAACGGGCAGCAGGCGGGCCAGCGCATCGTGTTCAGCCGCGTGCAGCTGCATGAGCTGGAGAGCGTGTTCCAGCGCACCCAGTACCCCAGCGCGCCTACGCG CCAGGAGCTTGCAAGATTCATGGATGTGTCTGAAGCCAGAGTGCAG GTTTGGTTCAAGAACAGGAGGGCCAAGTGGAGGAGACACCAGAGGGCAGTGAGGTTCAGAACCATGCCCCCCGTGGCCCTGGCCCCCCCCATCATCATTAACTTGGGTGGACCCTACCATAGCATCCTCATTCAGGAGCCGAATCGCATATGGGTTCTTCAGGAGCCACTGCTGCTGGGGCCACCTCAGCCGCTCGTGCCATCCTTTCCTGTGGTCTTCTTGCCTCCTCTGCCCTGgcttcctccacctctccctctgtgcgGCTACCCTCCCGTGGCCCTCCCGTGGCCGGTCCGGCTTTCCTACCATCCCTAG